TTGATTTGCCGGTTAAAGGAAAAATCAATCTTATTGTCCAGTTTGGAGAAGCTTTTAATAATGACAATGAAGAATTGCTCATTTTGCCTCATGGCGAGCATCAGGTAGATATTTCGCAATATATCTACGAAATGATTGCGCTTTCCATTCCTCTAAAAAGAATCCATCCGGGTGTGAAGGACGGTACGTTAAAAACCGATATCCTTGACAAGCTGGATGAATTGAAAGTCAATGCGAAAGAACAAAAAGCTGATGCAAAACAAGAAGAGACAGATCCCAGATGGGATCAATTAAAAAAACTATTAACGGATAAATAATATAGTAAAATGGCACATCCAAAGAGAAAGACCTCGAAAACAAGAAGAGATAAAAGAAGAACACACTATAAAGCATCTGTTCCTCA
This portion of the Flavobacterium lindanitolerans genome encodes:
- a CDS encoding YceD family protein, whose product is MRVSNEFLIPFIGLKLGKHQFEYQINKKFFEDFGYDEFESCDIKVNVVLEKKSTMLELHFKHKGTIHVPCDLTNEMFDLPVKGKINLIVQFGEAFNNDNEELLILPHGEHQVDISQYIYEMIALSIPLKRIHPGVKDGTLKTDILDKLDELKVNAKEQKADAKQEETDPRWDQLKKLLTDK